GCCGAAGCGCACAGCATGGCCGTTGAGATCGCCCATCGCCCGTCTCGGCGTTTCGATCGGCGCCTTTCCGAGCGTCGTCTCCGAGAAGCCACGAGGATCGAGCCAAGTGCGATGCACGCCGGTCAGGCGCCCGTCGAGATCCGTGACGGAGGCGATCATCGCCGGCCAGACTTCGGTCGGAGAGTGCTCGTCCGGTCGATAGTAGCAGTGCGGATGAAAGCGGAGCGTTCCGGCTTCGTGCAAAGCCGTAATGCCGCGTTTGCGCAGATACGTTTCCACGAGAGTCCCGGAAATCGGCTGCGACATGGCGAGAAGCCGCCTTGCCCCCTCCCGGGAGTCGGCCGGCGCCGAACGTATTCTTGTCTTCTTCATCATCGGCTCCGGCTCCGGACGCGGCAGTCTGAGGAACGAGCGCGCCTCTTCGACAGTGTCCTTGAAATCGGCGAAGCCGCAACTCTCCCGGATGACGTCGAGCAGATCGCCGTGCTCGCCCGTCGCGGCGTCGGTCCATTTGCCGGCGGCGCCCTTGCGGCACTTCGTCCCGATCAGCCGGACGAACATGGAGCGGCCCGGCGTGTTGCGAACATCGCCCACCAACCAATAACGGCCTTCACGATGTCCATTGTGGAGATAATGACGGCACACCGCCTCGGCCTGACGGCCGAGACGCTGCGCCAGATCGGAGGCGTCGCGACGAGGCATGTCACGCTGCCTCCCTTTCGCTGACGCGCTGGAGCGGATAGCGCTCCATCAGTTGCGCCAGCACTGCGACGCCGCTCGCGTCGACGGGCACGAACATGCGCAGCTTCCAGGAGATGATCTCGTGGAACAGCCCGTAGGCGGAGAGGCGCTCGCGCATCGCATCGGTGAATCCCGACAGCTCGATGCGGTGCGCGCCCATGGTGCGAACGCGGCGAAGTTGGAGGTCCTCGGCGAGGTGGAGAACGGTGCGGCCATCCGTCAGGGCAGCGAAGGCGTCCTCTACGGACAGATCGACTGCGCCGCTCGCGAGAGCTCCCGCGACCCAGGCGGGCGTGACCCGGCGGCCGATGATGCGCTCGCCGTCATCGGTCTGAAGGCGATAGACCCGCGTCGAATCCTTCGGCAGCCGTTTCCAGATCGGCAGAAGCAGGCCGGCGACGATGTGGATCGTGCTGTCAGAAAATTCCGGCACCGCAGCGACCTCGGCGCTCCACACGGCGGCGAATGCGTCCCGGTCGGCCTCGGTCCAATGGCTTTCCTCCATCATCTTCAAAGATGGATAATGCTGCTCCATCGGACGGACGAGGCGCACGCGCCGCTCGATCTCGCCATCGTCGAGCATCAGCGACGGCGCAGGCAGTTGGATCGCCGCTCGGCCCGAGCGCTCGTTGACGAGCGGCACAGCGCGCCGATCGGCGAGAAGATCGAACGCCCGATCGAGCGTCAGGGGATGATTGCGCTCGCGCTGCGTGATGGTCAGGAGGCGCGTCTCCGCTCCCGTGCCGGGATGGACGTAAATGGTCCGGCGATCGGTGACGAGGAAACTCTCGGCCCGCAGCGTCTCGAGTCCGACGTCATAGACGCCGGCCGCGATGGCGCCTTCGACCTTGGCGTTCAGCAATTGCTCGAAGGCCGTGAAGAGGACGCCCTGGAGCTCGATGGTCAGCGCCAACAATCGATTGAGGAAGGTGGTGATCGGCGGCAGATCGTCCTTGATCCCGTTGGAATCCGTCAGCGACAATCCCGTCGCCTCTTCGAATGTCTGCAAGGAACAGCCCTCGATCTTGCCGCGGGCGAGCAGCAGATAGAGCTGCCGCAGCGCGTCGCGCGCGTAATGGCTTTCGAGATTGTCCTCGGGACGGAACAGGCCCTGACCGCCGGTCTGGCGCTGGCCCCTTGTGATCGCGCCGAGCGTGTCGAGCCGGCGCGCAATAGTCGAGAGAAAGCGCTTCTCCGCCTTCACATCGGTCGCGATCGGACGAAACAGCGGCGGCTGCGCCTGATTGGTGCGATTGGTGCGACCGAGGCCCTGGATGGCGGTATCGGCTTTCCATCCCGGCTCGAGCAGATAATGGACGCGAAGCCGTCGATTCCGAGCGGAGAGCTCGGCATGGTAACTGCGCCCGGTGCCGCCGGCGTCCGAAAAGACGAGGATGCGCTTTTGATCGTCCATGAAGGCGGCGGTCTCGGCGAGATTGGCCGAGCCGGCGCGGCTCTCGACCGCGAGGCGGTCGCCCTTGCGCACGATGCGCCGCGAGCGCCCCGTCACCTCGGCGACCATGTCGGTCCCGAAGCGCTGGACGATCTGGTCGAGCGCGCCGGGAACCGGCGATAGCGAGGCGAGCTTTTCGATCAGAGCAGTGCGGCGGGCGACCGCCTCGCGGCTCTCGACCGGCTGGCCGTCGCGAAAGACGGGCCGCGACGACAGATTGCCCTCGTTGTCGGTGAAGGGCTCGTAGAGCTGCACCGGGAAGGAATGGGCGAGATAGTCGAGAACATATTCGCGCGGCGTGATGTCGACCTGGACGTCGTTCCATTCCTCGGTCGGAATTTCCGAGAGGCGGCGCTCCATCAAAGCTTCGCCGGTCGAAACGATCTGGACGACGGTGGCGTGTCCTTCCTCCAGATCGCGCTCGATCGAGCGGATCAGCGTCGGCGTCTTCATGCTCGTCAGCAGATGACCGAAGAAGCGCTGCTTGGCGGATTCGAACGCCGATCGCGCGGCGGCTTTGGCCTGCCGGTTGAGAGTCCCGGTCGCGCCGGTGATGTTCGCCGCCTGCATGGCGGCGTCGAGATTATTGTGAATGACGGCGAAGGCTGCAGCGTAGGAATCATAGATGCGGATTTGCTCCGGCGTCAGCCGATGCTCGACCAGCTCATATTCGACGCCCTCATAGCTGAGAGAGCGCGCCGTATAGAGGCCGAGGGCGCGAAGGTCGCGGGCGAGCACCTCCATGGCCGCGACGCCGCCGGCTTCGATCGCCTCCACAAATTCGGCGCGCGTCGCGAAGGGGAAATCCTCGCCGCCCCAGAGGCCGAGGCGCTGGGCGTAAGCGAGATTATGGACCGTGGTGGCGCCGGTCGCCGAGACATAGACGACGCGCGCATTCGGCAGCGCGTGCTGGAGACGAAGTCCTGCGCGGCCCTGCTGCGAGGCGGCCTGGTCGCCGCGTTCGCCCTTGCCGCCGGCGGCGTTCTGCATGGCGTGGCTCTCGTCGAAGATGATGACCCCGTCGAAATCGGAGCCCAACCATTCGACGATCTGCCGCACGCGGGAAACCTTCTCGCCGCGCTCGTCGGATCGCAGCGTAGCGTAGGTCAAAAATAGGATACCTTCCTGCAGCGAGATCGGCTTGCCCTGGGGGAAGCGCGAGAGCGGCGTGACGAGCAGGCGCTCCATGCCGAGCGCCGACCAGTCGCGCTGCGCATCCTCGAGCAGCTTGTCGGATTTGGAGATCCACAGCGCCCTGCGGCGGCCCTGCATCCAATTGTCGAGGATCACGCCTGCCGATTGGCGCCCCTTGCCGGCGCCGGTCCCATCGCCGAGCATGAAGCCGCGCCGGAAGTGGACGGCGTTCTTCGCCTCGTCGCGCGCCGCCGCGACGACGTCGAAGGTCTCGTCGACCGTCCACGAGCCGGCGAGAAACGCCGAATGGGCTTCTCCGGCATAAATCACTGTTTCGAGCTGAGCGTCGGAGAGCGGGCCGTCCGAGACGATGTTCGCCGGCAAGCGTGGCCGATAGCTCGGCTTCGGCGGCGAGACCGAGGCCATCGCAGCGGATTGCACCAGCTTGGTGGGATGCGCCTGAGAGCCGGGAATGCGGATCGACTGCAATCCGTATTCTTCATAGATCGCATCCGTCAGGCGAGCGCCTTCCGGCGGCGTCCAGTCGACGATCTCATAGGTGAGCGCGGCGCCCTCGGGCGCGCCGGCGAGCGTCTCTCGGCGAACCGGAGCGTTTCGAACGGAAACGGCTGGCGCCGTGCGCGGCCGCGGACCGCTGGCCGGCGCCGGCAAGGCGACCGGCAGGCGCGGCGGCGCCAGCTCGCCGATCCAGGCGAGGAGCGTCGCGACATCGGGCGCCGCGCCGTGCGACGCCGGAAAGACTCTCGGGTCGTCCGCTGGCAGTTTGTCGATGATCGTAAGCCGCGTCTCGATGGTCGTGCCGTGCTTGGTGTAGACGGCGCCATCGATCGCGGCGGAAAAGACGACGCGGCCACGTTGCTGGAGGCCAATGTATGCGTCTCGCCAAACGGGAGCGTCGGGCGCGAAGTTCGCGCCCGTGATCGCGACGAGGCGTCCGCCATCGGCCAGCCGCGCGAAGGCAGAGGCGATGTGACGGTGGGCGGCGTCCGCCATGCGGCCGGACACATTCGCCATTGCCGAAAACGGCGGGTTCATCAGCACGACGGAAGGAACGATTGCCGGATCGAGATGATCGTCGATCTGCGCCGCATCGAAGCGGGTGGCCGGAACGGAGGGAAAAAGAAGAGAGAGAAGCTCCGCGCGGGTGTCGGCGATCTCGTTGAGAATGAGGGATGCGCCGGCCATCTCCGCGAGAACGGCGAGCAGTCCCGTGCCGGCCGACGGTTCGAGAACTCGGTCGGAGGGCGAAATCGCCGCAGCGGCGAGAACCGCGTGGCCAAGCGGGATCGGCGTCGAGAATTGCTGGAAGGTGTCGCTTTCCTCCGATCTGCGCGTATGCGTCGGCAAGCGGTTTGCGATTTTCGACAGCATCGGAAGTGTGGCGGCCGGAGAGTCGGCTTTGCGGAAAATCGCCTTTCCGTATTTGCGCAGGAAAAGGACTGTCGCCGCCTCGCAGGCGTCATAGCCCATCTTCCAGTCCCAGGCGCCGGAAGTGTCCGATGCACCGAAGGCGGATTCCATCGCTGCGCGCAGGATTGCGGCGTCGACGCGTCGGCCATGTTCTAGATGGGGAAGGAGACGGCGAGCCGCGTCGGCGATCACGGCGCCCGTCGCGACGTGGCGGACGAGAGTCGTGGACGCCTCGACGGGCGCGGGATCGGACATTTTGGACATGGAAGAGTTCTCGGGAGAGCGGGAGCGGACGAGCCAACTGGCGCTCTCTCTCGGACCCGCCGGCTCGCCTCCCTCCTGGCCGGACTCTTCCTCTCCCGGCGTCTCCAACGGGCCGCGTACGAGCGGCTCATCTGGAATCGCGCGATGGCGGAGGCACAAGCGTGACGATGGAGTTCTTGATCGCCGGCATGAAAAATGGCGGAGCGCGTTGCAGCGCTCCGCCGAAAGATCATTCAGCCACAATCGGAATCGACGCTCTCGTCCGTTTCATCGTCCGACAGAAACTCAGGCAGCTCTTCGGATTCGTCGGCTGCTTCGCCTGCCGAGAACTCGTCCTGCACACCTTCGTCGAGCCTCAAAGGCTCCGGCAACCAGCCGGAGTCGGCGAGCAGGCGTTCGGCTTCGACCGCCATCTCGCTCTTTTTCAGATGTTCGATGAGCTGGACGGCGCGTTCGCCCTTGGCCTCGCGGACGGCGTCCAGGATTCGTCGCTTCGGCACGCGACCGAGATAATTGTCGACTGTCGGCTTCCAACCGGCGTCGACCATGTTCAAGCCGACCGCCCGAGCGAGCCGGTCGGCATTCTTCAAGCGCTGTTGTACCGAATGCGCCGTGACCGCGCCGCCACCATAGCGGTCCGTCTTCTCATGGAGGGCGTTGACGCCATGGCTGACGCAATGCGCGAGCAACGCGAGGCGATGCGCGTCGTCGAGGTCGACGAGCCAATCCCAGAGCGCCTGATCGTCCCTGGGAATGCTCGATTTCCACGCATCCTGCCGCTCCGCGATCGCATGTGAGCTGGCGCTGTTCTTCAGATCCGTGGGCTGGATCGGAAAGGCGATCTGCCGCAAGGAAATTTCCAAGCCGGAGGCCGAAGTCGCCGCGTAATGGAAGGTGTCGGCGACGAGCTTGTGCAGCAGCGCCGTGATGGCGACGTTCGGATTATTCGCGACGGCGTTCTGCAGCGCCAATGTTCTGTGCGCCGTCAGCTCGATCATCAGCCGCTCGGGCAATGGCGCGAGCGCGTCGGTTTCGCCGTCCTCCGAGTCGACCGGGCGTCCTCCAATGGTGGTGACGGTCTGCTGCACGGCGGGAGCAATGGCTGGTGACAATTCGACTGTGCCCGCATCCTCGTTCGTGTTCTCCTCATGAGCGGGCGCCTCGTCCTCGTGCCGTACATAGCCGCGATCAATAGATAGAAGGCCTTCGGCGTCGATGCTGACGAATGCTCCGGCGTGCGCGACCTCGGTCGGGTCGAAGCTCCGCGGTCGATTTTGCAATTCGGCGAGCGCAGTCTCGATTTCACCCAATCGCCGGTCTACATCCTCCGGCAGCTCGTCCACTCTTTCATATTCGATTTCCAGGCTCTCATGCTCGGCCGCGAGCGAGTCGATCGTCGCCTGTTCGTCGCCCGTCAACTCGGTGGGCGCGCCGACGAGTTCTCTCAGCCCATTCGTATGTCCGAATGGAAAAGAGATCGCGACCTCGACCCATTTCCAGCCCTCGGCGGCGACCGTTTCGGCGGCAGCCTTCAACTTCTCGACGACGAGGCTGTCGAGCAAGGCGACATTTTCCAGCCAGCCGCCGTCGTCGTGCTGAAACAGGTCGCGCATGACGATTCCGCCCCCCGCTTCATAGGCATCGAGACCTACGAAGACGGCTCGCCGGTCAGCGGCGCGCACGGCTTTTTCCGTCAGCATGCGCCGAATCTGATAAGGCTCTTTCGACCAGGACTTTTCCAGCGCCGCCCAGACCTGCTCCTGGCGAGCATGGTCCGACGAGACAGTGAAGGCCATCAACTGCTCCAGCGACATTCCGTCTTCGGCATAGATGTCGAGGAGCTTCTCCGACACGCTGGTCAGCCGCAGGCGCTGCTTCACGACATTGACGCCGATGAAGAAGGCCGCGGCGATGTCCTCCTCGGACTTTCCCTTCGCCCGCATCGTCTGAAAGGCTCGGAATTGATCGAGCGAGTGCAGCGGCGCGCGCTGGACATTCTCGGCGAGCGAGTCGTCTTCCGCGAGGATGTCGCTCATGGGATCCCGGACGACGCAGGGGACAGGCGCCGTTTTGGCGAGCCGCTTCTGTTTGACCAGAAGCTCGAGCGCCCGATAGCGGCGACCGCCCGCGGGAATTTCGAACATGCCGGTCTCGGCGCCGTCAGCGTCGAGCACGGGCCGGACGTTCAGGCCCTGGAGCAGTGTGCGCCGAGCGATGTCCTCGGCGAGTTCCTCGATCGAGACGCCGGCCTTCACGCGTCGGACATTCGCCTGGGAGAGGACGAGCTTGTTGAAAGGAATGTCGCGCGAGGATGACAGTGTGATCTTGTGAACGGCAGTAGTCATGGGGATGAACTCCGTGACAGGCGGCCGAAAGCCTCTCTCTCGGCTCGCAGCCCGTCACGAAGCGCGGCGCCGCCCTCTGACTCTGAGGACGACGCCACGGGAAAGAGGATCAGCAGATGCGGAAATGCACGAAGCCGGAGATACGGATTTCCGCGTCTCCGGCTTTCCGGAATTCAAGCTGCGCGATCGAGGAGCTTCTTGGCGCGACCCTCCAGATCGAGACGGGCGTCCTGATGTGTCTTGTTCCGCGCCACGGCAGTGATGCCCTGCACGAAATCGAAGATGCTCTCGGGCTTTCGACCTTCCTCGGCCAAGACGGTATCAATGATCTTCGCCGTCTCCTTCTTGGAAAAGCCGCGCCGTCGCAGGAACTCGTCGCGGTCCTCGTCGGTTCGGGCGACGATCTTTTCCCGCGCGGCCTTGATGCCGTTCACGAATGGCATGGGTGAGGAATCGGCGAAGCGGGTCAGCGCCGGGGCGGCCTCATGTGCGAAGCGGGAGGCGGCGTATTTCGAGTGGCGGATGGTGATTTCCTCGAAATCTTCGACGCCCCAAAGATTCCTGTTTTGGCAAACCGCGCGGAGATAGAAGCTCGCGATGCCGAGCGTCTTTGCGCCGACCTCGGAATTCCAGCAGTAGAAGCCGCGGAAATAAAGATCAGGCGAGCCGTCCGGCAGCCGACCGGCTTCGATCGGATTGAGATCGTCCACGAGAAAGAGGAAGACGTCGCGGTCCGAGGCATACAGGGTCGTCGTGTCCTGCGTGATATCGACGTGCGGATGGTAGACGCCGGTCGACCAGTCGAGCACGCCCGGCACCTTCCAGCGCGTATCGCCCGTGCCGTTGCCCGCGATGCGCTGCACGGCCTCGACAAGTTCATGGTCGTAGATGCGGCCATAGTCGGGGCCGGTCACGGCTCGCAGTTCGACGCGGCCATCTTCGATCTCCAACGTCTTCACTTGCTCGGCGCGATTCGACGTCAAGCCGTATTGGAGGTTGATGCCGGCGAGTGGCGCCGGGAGCTGGCGGAGGTAGGCGGCCGGCGCGCCGACCAGGCTCGCGAGCTGACCGAAGCTCCAATGCGTCGGCGCGATCGGCGCGTCCGAGCCGGGCAATGTGAGAGTGAGGCGCTCCGCGTTACCGCGGTCGGCCCCCACCCGGATCGCCGCGCTCTCCACCGTCCGAGTGCGGCTGCGCTCGGTCCGGCCGCGCGCTGCCGCGTAGAGGTCTGACAGGGACAGGAAGCGCTCGTCTGGCGGCCGGGAGAACCATTCCGAGGACACGCGGCCGATTCGTTCGCCCCGATGTACGTCCACTTTGTAGCCGGCGGCCCGATCGTGCGGAGTATCCAAAATAGCTGACTTGGTCATAGGGTTGATCTCCATGACGGGCGCTGGAGGCCTCTTCTCTAGCGCTCGACCCGTCACGGAAATCGGTCCGACCTCTTCCTCTGGGAGCTCACACCGCTCGGCTGACTACGACCAATATACACTGGCAGGAAGAGGTCGCGGTGGCCGAGAAGGACAGGCTCGAGTGGGTCGTATGCCGCGCGCGATGAAGCCCGAATAGCGGCGAAGGGAACCTCCGCGCTGCAATGAAACGTTGGACACAGAGGATGGGGTCGCGGTCTGGACCGGTGATCGATAGCCCATATCATCGGGCATTTTCCGTAAAGCGCTGCCGTGCTACCTAGGGGGGCATGGCGCTATCCGCGACGGACCCCGTCAACGACAACGATCCGGACCCGTATCGGCTCGGAATTGAGGGTTTCGCGCGCGGCGTTCCCCGGCACATGAATCCCTTCGACGAGACCGACTACGGGACCACGGTGTGGGAGGCATGGTTCGACGGATGGGACGACGCGAGCGACGAATCCCGAGAGTGGCGTAAATAATTGATTAACCATAAGCCTTGTACCCTGCCGCGAATTCGGTAAGATGCTTGACTCCGAATTGAACGGCTGGACGTCGATGTTGCAAGTTCTTGATGGTAATCGCGCGGTTCGTCAGGCGGAAGCCCGATCGCGCTCATGGATGGTGGGACGGCAGGAGATTGTCCTCGGCGACTGCGAGGATGAATTGGCGCGCATGGAGGCCGGAAGCACCGACGTCGTCGTCACGTCGCCTCCTTACAACATCGGCGTCGCCTACCGGTCCTACGACGACAAGAGGCCGCGCGAGGAATATCTGGAGTGGCTGAGACGGATCGCCGCTGCGATCGAGCGCGTGATGAAGGATGACGGGTCCTTCTTCCTCAACGTCGGCAGCACGAACGCCGACCCCTGGCTTGCGATGGACGTCGCGAACGTCTTCCGCGAGGCGTTCACGCTTCAGAACAATTTCACCTGGGTGAAGTCGATCAGCATCGGCGACGATTCCGTCGGCCACTTCAAGCCGATCGCCGGCCAGCGCTTCCTCAACAACAACCACGAGTCGATCTTCCACTTCACGAAGACCGGGAGCGTGCGGCTCGACCGTCTCGCCGTCGGCGTCCCTTTCAAGGATAAGAGCAACATCGCGCGGTGGGGGCACGACCGGGACAAGCGCTGCGCTGGGAATGTGTGGTTCATCCCATACAAGACCGTGCGCTCGAAGGCGCAGAAGTTCGACCACCCCGCAGGCTTTCCGGTCGAGCTTCCCGAGCGGTGTATCCGCCTGCACGGGAAGACGGCGGCGACGGTCCTCGATCCGTTCCTGGGCGCGGGATCGACGCTGGTCGCCGCCGAGCGGCTCGGCTGCGCCGGCGTCGGGATCGAGATCGATCCGCAATACGCCGGCACGGCCATGGAGCGCCTACGCGCGTCCTAATTTCGGTCCAAGGACCCGCTCGAACGCGCGGCGCAGCCGGTTTTCCCAGCCGCCATTGCGGTAGTCGAAGGCGTATTTGGGAATGCGCCGCAGATCGTCCGGCGTTAGTTCCAGCTCGCCGGTGAGGCGATTCAATTGCCTTTGCAATTTGACGAGGAGCCCCTGGAAGCCGCCGTCCTTGGCGGTTTCGGGAGGCTGTTTCAGAATCTCGTCGGACTCTTCCGACATCAGAATAACTTTCATCTGTCGTTCCTGGGTATCGAGGAGGAGGATGCCGGCGCGTCGGGGAGGAATCGTGGCGCTCCGACATTAAGTAGTCGAGCAGATTCCGGGGCGGCATTCAAGCAACAGATACTTCATCGCAGCTTAATCTAAGCAATTGTAATAAAAAATTGCCTTGTATATCAAGGGGGGCTTCGGAAGCTTTAAGTAGTATATCCCCTGTGGATACTACTCTCAAAGTCGCCGGAACGGCGATGGCCGACGAATTGATGGCCGGGTTGTCGCGGGTCATGGCGCCGAGCGGTGTGGGGCACCAATCTCGACCCATCCGAGCCATTGACAAAGGTCGCGAGCCGGTGGCGATTCCAATCGGGACTGAGCCCGCGGATTCGAAAAAATGAATGCTGTAGAAATCGAGGAAGCCGTCTCGACGCTTGCCGCCGCTCCGTTCGACCCCATTGAATTCCCATACGCTTTCCTTGCCGCCTTCGGCAACAAGGAGACGACGCTCAAGCGGCTCCGCAGCGGCTCGTCCAATGCCTCGGACGTCACGGGAGGCGTTCTTCAGCGCAACAACATCCATCTCGCGGCCTGCGCGGACGGCAAAGTCGGCGCGATGCTCACGGCGCTCAGGAAAAGCCCAAAGACTGCATCTGCGAAGGTCAAGTTCATCCTCGCGACCGACGGCGCCGACTTCGAGGCAGAGGATCTGAACACGGGCGAGACCGTCGCCTGCGACTATTCGGATTTCCCCAACCATTTCGGCTTCTTCCTGTCGCTCGCGGGGATCTCCACCGTCAAGCAAATCCGCGAAAGCTCGTTCGACATCCGGGCCACCAGTCGCCTGAACAAGCTGTATGTCGAACTGCTGAAGGACAATCCCGAATGGGGGGCCGCCAAGCGCCGCCATGACATGAACCACTTCATGGCGCGGCTGATATTCTGCTTCTTCGCGGAGGACACGGACATCTTCTGCCGGGAGAGGCTGTTCACCTCCACGATCGAGACGATGAGCGAGAAGGATTCGTCCAACACCCACGAGGTGATCGGGGAGCTGTTCCGCGCCATGAATACGAAGACGGCGGAGCGTGAGAGCGCCAGGGTTCCGCGCTGGGCCGACGCCTTCCCCTATGTGAACGGCGGCCTATTTTCGGGCGACACCGACGTTCCCCGATTCAGCCGCATCGCACGGTCCTATCTCCTTCACATCGGCAACTTGGACTGGAAGAAGATCAACCCCGATATCTTCGGGTCGATGATCCAGGCCGTCGCCGACGACGAAGAGCGCGGCGCGCTCGGCATGCACTACACCAGCGTGCCCAACATCCTGAAGGTGCTCAATCCGCTCTTCCTGGATGACCTGCGGGCGAAGCTCGAGGAGGCCGGCGACAATCCACGCATGTTGCTGAACCTCCGCAAGCGCATCTCGAGGATTCGCGTGTTCGATCCGGCATGCGGCTCGGGCAACTTTCTCGTCATTTCCTACAAAGAGATGCGGGCGATCGAGGCAGAGATCAACCGCCGGCGAGGCGAAGAGGGACGCAAGAGCGACATCCCGCTCACCAATTTCCGCGGCATCGAGCTGCGCGACTTCCCCGCGGAGATCGCACGGCTGGCCCTCATCATCGCCGAATACCAATGCGACGTCCTCTATCGCGGCCAGAAAGAGGCTTTGGCCGAGTTCCTGCCGCTCGACACGCAGAACTGGATCACCTGCGGCAACGCGCTGCGCCTCGACTGGCAGAGCATCTGCCCTCCCACCGGGACAGGGGTGAAGCACCATGCCGACGACCTATTTCATACGCCGTTCGACCAGGCGCAGATCGATTTCGAGAACGAAGGCGGGGAAACCTATATTTGCGGGAATCCGCCTTACAAAGGACGCAACAAGAAAGAAGATGACGAGCGGAGCGATACTGAGCACGTTTTCGCTGCTTATCTAGGCTCATATGCATCGTTAGACTATGTTGCTAACCCGGAAAATTCAGCGTAGGTTGGCGGGGGTGGTACAGCCTTTTGATTTGGCGTAGAGTTCGGGTGTCGAATCCAACTCGCGCCATTTCGAAGCCGCCACGCCCCGCCATGAACGATTTTACCCTGCCGCTTTCCGGCCTGTCACCTGTTTCCGGCAAGGCTGTCGTCGCCAAATTCGACGGCGGCCTGCTGTCATCCGATGGCGGCGTGCTGCTGCTGCGTGAGATCGAGCAGCGCCTGCGCGTCGCGGAGCGGCTCGCCGGCTGCATCCGTGATCCGCGCGATCCCGATCTCGTCACCCATACGCTCGCCGACATCATTCGCTTTCGCCTCCTCATGATCGGCGCCGGCTATGAGGACGGCAACGACGCCTCGGCGCTGCGCGGCGATCCGATGTTCAAGATGGCGCAAGGGCTCGCGCCTTCCGAGCGCGAGCTCGCCTCGCAATCAACGATCTCGCGCTTCGAGAATCTGCCGGACGCTCGCGCTCTGCTGCGCATGGGCCGCGCCATGGCCGATCTCTATTGCGAGTCGTTCCATCGCGTTCCAGAGCGCATCACGCTCGACATCGACGACACTTTCGACGCCGTCCATGGAGGCCAGCAACTCCGCCTCTTCAATGCGCAT
This genomic window from Methylosinus sp. H3A contains:
- a CDS encoding site-specific DNA-methyltransferase, yielding MNGWTSMLQVLDGNRAVRQAEARSRSWMVGRQEIVLGDCEDELARMEAGSTDVVVTSPPYNIGVAYRSYDDKRPREEYLEWLRRIAAAIERVMKDDGSFFLNVGSTNADPWLAMDVANVFREAFTLQNNFTWVKSISIGDDSVGHFKPIAGQRFLNNNHESIFHFTKTGSVRLDRLAVGVPFKDKSNIARWGHDRDKRCAGNVWFIPYKTVRSKAQKFDHPAGFPVELPERCIRLHGKTAATVLDPFLGAGSTLVAAERLGCAGVGIEIDPQYAGTAMERLRAS
- a CDS encoding aspartyl-tRNA synthetase; the protein is MKVILMSEESDEILKQPPETAKDGGFQGLLVKLQRQLNRLTGELELTPDDLRRIPKYAFDYRNGGWENRLRRAFERVLGPKLGRA